CTTCGGCCGGATCTTCTACAACCAGGCCCGGCTCTCCGCCGCCGGGATCCCGCAGCTGGCGGCGGTCCTCGGCTCCTGCACGGCGGGCGGCGCCTACGTCCCGGCGATGAGCGACCAGACGGTGATCGTCCGCAACCAGGGGACGATCTTCCTCGGCGGGCCGCCGCTGGTGAAGGCCGCCACCGGCGAGGTGGTGACCGCCGAGGAGCTGGGCGGCGGCGAGCTCCACTCCCGCACCTCCGGGGTGACCGACCACCTGGCCGAGAACGACGCCCATGCGCTGGCGATCCTGCGCACCGCCGTGGCCGGACTGGGCCCGCGCAGCCCGAGGCCCTGGCCGGTCGAGCCGACGGAGCCCCCGGCGGTGGACCCGGACACCCTCTACAGCGCGGTGCCCGCGGACCCGCGCACCCCCTACGACGTGCGCGAGGTGATCGCCCGGATCACCGACGGCAGCCGCTTCGCCGAGTTCAAGGCGGAGTACGGCCCGACCCTGGTCACCGGCTTCGCCCGGGTGCACGGCCACCCGGTCGGGATCGTCGCCAACAACGGCATCCTCTTCGCCGAGTCCGCCCTCAAGGGGGCGCACTTCATCGAGCTCTGCGACCAGCGCGGGATCCCGCTGGTGTTCCTGCAGAACATCTCCGGCTTCATGGTCGGCCGCCAGTACGAGGCCGGGGGCATCGCCAAGCACGGGGCCAAGATGGTCACCGCCGTCGCCGGCACCCGGGTGCCCAAGCTGACGGTGGTCATCGGCGGCTCCTACGGCGCGGGCAACTACTCGATGTGCGGTCGGGCCTACTCGCCCCGCTTCCTGTGGATGTGGCCGGGGGCCAAGATCTCGGTGATGGGCGGCGAGCAGGCCGCCTCGGTGCTGGCCACGGTCCGCCGCGACCAGTTCGAACAGCGCGGCGAGAACTGGTCGGCGGAGGACGAGGAGGAGTTCCGCCGCCCCGTGCGCGAGCAGTACGACCGGCAGGGCAACGCCTACTACGCCACCGCCCGGCTCTGGGACGACGGCGTGATCGACCCGCTGGACACCCGCACCGTGCTCGGTCTCGCGCTCAGCGCGTGCGCCAACGCGCCGCTGCCGGACCCCCGCCCCTACGGCGTCTTCCGGATGTG
The Streptacidiphilus albus JL83 genome window above contains:
- a CDS encoding carboxyl transferase domain-containing protein; this encodes MLAQSAAPRLDTAVDPASDTGRANAAAQGALVEELRDRLAAAAQGGGERARARHTARGKLLPRERVDALLDPGSPFLELSPLAAEGLYGGDAPAAGLITGVGRVAGREVVVVANDATVKGGTYYPMTVKKHLRAQEIAQENRLPCIYLVDSGGAFLPMQDEVFPDRDHFGRIFYNQARLSAAGIPQLAAVLGSCTAGGAYVPAMSDQTVIVRNQGTIFLGGPPLVKAATGEVVTAEELGGGELHSRTSGVTDHLAENDAHALAILRTAVAGLGPRSPRPWPVEPTEPPAVDPDTLYSAVPADPRTPYDVREVIARITDGSRFAEFKAEYGPTLVTGFARVHGHPVGIVANNGILFAESALKGAHFIELCDQRGIPLVFLQNISGFMVGRQYEAGGIAKHGAKMVTAVAGTRVPKLTVVIGGSYGAGNYSMCGRAYSPRFLWMWPGAKISVMGGEQAASVLATVRRDQFEQRGENWSAEDEEEFRRPVREQYDRQGNAYYATARLWDDGVIDPLDTRTVLGLALSACANAPLPDPRPYGVFRM